The Kribbella shirazensis genomic interval TCAACGGTTCGTGACCGAAGCCCCGTTGCCAGTAGGTTAGGCTTGCCTAACTTATTGGAGTGATGATGAGGGATCTCCGCCTTGCCGTCGTCGGCGCGGGGCCGGCCGGTATCTACGCGGCCGACATAGTGACGCAGGAACACCCGGGTGCGCAGGTCGACCTGATCGAGCGGCTGCCCGCGCCGTTCGGGCTGGTCCGGTACGGCGTGGCGCCGGATCATCCCCGGATCAAGGAGATCGTCAAGGCGCTGCAGCGTGTCGTCCGGCGGGACCGGATCCGGTTCGTCGGGAACGTTGCGTACGGCATCGACCTGAAGCTCGACGACCTCCGTCGGTACTACGACGCGGTGATCTTCGCGACCGGGGCGATGGCCGACCGTCCGCTGGACATCCCGGGTATCGACCTGCCGGGCAGCTACGGCGCCGCGGACTTCGTGAGCTGGTACGCCGGGCATCCCGACGTACCGCGGGAGTGGCCGCTGGAGGCGCGCGAGGTCGCGGTGATCGGGGCCGGCAACGTCGCGCTCGACGTCGCGCGGATGCTCGCGAAACCGGCCGACGAGCAGTTGAGCACCGAGATCGCCGACAACGTCTACCGGGGCCTGAAGCTCAACCAGGCGACCGATGTGCACGTCTTCGCCCGCCGCGGGCCGGCACAGATCAAGTTCACGCCGATGGAGCTGCGGGAGCTCTCGCACTCGCCGTCGGTGGACGTGATCGTGCATCCCGAGGGGTTCGAGATCGACGAGGCGAGCCAGGCCGCGATCAACGCGAGCAAGGGCACGCGGCTGGTCGTCGACACGCTG includes:
- a CDS encoding FAD-dependent oxidoreductase → MRDLRLAVVGAGPAGIYAADIVTQEHPGAQVDLIERLPAPFGLVRYGVAPDHPRIKEIVKALQRVVRRDRIRFVGNVAYGIDLKLDDLRRYYDAVIFATGAMADRPLDIPGIDLPGSYGAADFVSWYAGHPDVPREWPLEAREVAVIGAGNVALDVARMLAKPADEQLSTEIADNVYRGLKLNQATDVHVFARRGPAQIKFTPMELRELSHSPSVDVIVHPEGFEIDEASQAAINASKGTRLVVDTLLKYVVAEPTGAPHRIHIHLCHAPVEVLGDERVEGLRTEITQLQGDGTVKGTGEYVDTPVQAVYRAVGYLSSHLPEIPFDHQAGVITNDRGRILDLDGVPLPGMYVTGWIKRGPIGLIGHTKSDAAETIAGLLADADVLPRPEIDDPQGILDHLAGCGATVIDADGWSRLDAHEIALGVAAGRERIKVVPREDMLRVANG